The DNA segment ACTCGTCTCGCTCGCCGGAGAGCACCTGCATCGTGCCCTCCTTGGGCACCGCCCCCTCGGCCACCACGACGATCGACGCGTATCGGCCCTTGGCGTGCCGGCGCCGCAGCGCCTCGCACACCCGGTCGATGTCGAAGGGCTCCTCGGGGATGAGGATCATGGTGGCGCCCCCGGCGATGCCCGCCCAGGTGGCGATGTGGCCTGCGTGGCGGCCCATCACCTCGACCACCATCACCCGGTCGTGGGACTCGGCGGTCGTGTGCAACCGATCGATCGCCTCGGTGGCGATGGCGACCGCCGTGTCGAACCCGAAGGTCAGCTCGGTCCCCCCGAGGTCGTTGTCGATCGTCTTGGGCACCCCCACGACAGAGACGCCCATCTCCGACAACGTGGCCGCCACGCCGAGCGTGTCCTCCCCACCGATGGCGATGAGCGCGTCGATGCCCAGCGCACGCAGCTGGTCGCGGCAGCGATCGGGCCCACCGTCGATCTTCAGCGGGTTGGTGCGGGAGGTCCCGAGCAGGGTCCCGCCCCGCGGCAGCGACCCGCGGAACCGCTCAACGGTCGCCTCGACCGCCCGACCCTCCAGCACCCCGCGCCAACCGTCGAGGAAGCCGACCACCTCGTCACCGAAATCGCGCTCGGCCTTGCGCACGATGGCGCGCATGACCGCGTTGAGGCCCGGGCAATCGCCCCCGCCTGTGAGCATGCCGACACGCATGAGCCCTCCTTCCTGCCGGTGTTCTCGCCGAGGCTTCACGACCTAGCCTGCCAGCCCATGAACCCCGCTCGCGACCCTGATCTCCACGGCCCGATCGTGCTGGCGCTCGATGCCGGCACGACCAGCGTCCGGGCCATCGCGTTCGACCGCTCCGGCCGGGCGCTGCACGCCGCGCAGCGCGAGTTCCCCCAGTACTACCCGCGCCCGGGATGGGTCGAGCACGACCCGGAGGAGATCTGGGAGGCCTGCGATGCGGTCATGGGCGAGGTGGTCGCCGGCCTGCACGCCCCGATCACGGCGATCGGCATCACGGACCAGCGGGAGACGGTCGTGGTGTGGGACCGCCGCACGGGTCGCCCGCTGCACCGAGCCATCGTCTGGCAGGATCGCCGCACGGCCGGCCGTTGCGACGAGCTGCGCGAGCAGGGCCACCTCGAGACCGTCCGGGAGACCACCGGCCTCGTGCTCGACCCGTACTTCTCGGCCACCAAGCTGGAGTGGCTGTTCGGGAAGGGCGGGGTGCGGCCGGGGCCCGAGGTGGCGTTCGGCACCGTGGATTCCTGGCTGCTGTGGAAGCTGACCGGCGGTGCGGTGCACGCCACGGACGTCACCAACGCCAGCCGCACGATGCTGTTCGACATCCGGAGCCGCCGCTGGTCGCCGGAGCTGTGCGAGCTGTTCGGGGTGCCCGCTCACGTGCTCCCGGAGGTGCGCGCCTCGAGCGGCCGGTTCGGGATCACCGCAGACGGGTGTGCCGTCGGCCCCGGCATCCCGGTGAGCGGCGTGGCCGGCGACCAGCAGGCGGCGCTGTTCGGCCAGGTGTGCTTCACCCCGGGCATGACCAAGAACACCTACGGCACGGGCAGCTTCGTGCTGATGAACGTCGGTGAGCAGTGCCCTCCTCCGGTCGACGGCCTACTGAGCACGGTCGCCTGGAGCATCCCCGACGGCCGGGGAGGCGAGCTCACCCACTACGCGTTCGAGGGCGCGATCTTCGTGACCGGGGCGGCCATCCAGTGGCTGCGTGACGGCCTCGGCATCATCTCGGACGCGTCCGAGACCGGGCCCCTCGCGGCGTCGGTGCCCGACACCGGCGGGGTGCTGCTCGTGCCGGCCTTCACCGGCCTCGGCAGCCCATGGTGGGACCCGTACGCCCGCGGCACCCTGGTCGGCATCACCCGCGGCACCACCCGAGCGCACCTGGCGCGCGCGGTGGTGGAGGCGATGGCGTACCAGACCCGTGACGTGGTCGACTCGATGACCGAGGCGTGCGGGCACCGGGTGCACGCGTTGCGGGCCGACGGTGGGGCCTCGGTCATGCCCCTCTTGCTGCGTCTGCAGGCCGACCAACTCCAGGTGCCGGTCTCGCGCCCGGTGGTTCAGGAGACCACGGCGCTGGGCGCCGCCTACCTGGCGGGGTTGGCGGAGGGGGTGTGGGGGTCACTGGAGGAGATCTCGGCGAACTGGGTGGTCGACGTGGAGGTCGAGCCCTCGGCGGACCGTACGGACGCGGACGCCGCGTACGAGCGCTGGCGTCAGGCGGTGGCGCGGGCACGAGGCTGGGTCGCCCGCTGACGGGCACCCCGCCTCACGCCCCAGCGGCGCCGCCGCTCACGAACCGACGACGGAGGCGCCGGCGGCGGAGGGGTGGGCCCGGCGCGCCTCGGCGGCCCTCAGCTCACGAAACCGGGTGTCCACAATGCGGGCCAGGGCCATGACCTGGCGCCGCTCCCGACCCCGGAACGGATGGCCGTCACGTCCCAGCACGAGCGCCAGGCTCGCCGCGGGCAGCGGAGCCCACACCACTTCCACCTCCACACCCGCGGGGCCCGCGGCCGCCGCGGCCTGGCTCCCACGCGCGAACGCCACCAGCCACTCCACGGGCGGCACGTCGCCGTGACCGCTACGCAGGGCCGGCTCGGCGAGGTCGACGACCGCCCCCCAGGTAGCACCGACGGTCCGCACCGCGTGCTGGCACAGGGCATCCACCGCCTCGGCTGCGGAGCTGGCACCGACGAGCACCGCTGCGGTCTCAAGCGCCTCGAGACGGGGATCGTGGAGGGCGTCGGCGACGGGCTGGAGATCCTCGATGTCGACGCCGTCGACCTGTTGCACCTCCCGCACCAGCAGGCTCACGACGTCCGGGTCGGGGAGTTCCACGACGAGGTCGTCGACCGCTCTGCCGCCGCCACGCTCGAGGATCTCGATGCCCACCACGTCGCTGCCGACCGCTCCGATCCTGCTCGCCACCGCGCCGAGCGCCCCTGGGCGGTCGGGCAGCCACACCCGCATCACGTACGTGCATCGCATGTGCCCGACGGTACGAGCTGACCGTGAACATCGTGTTTCGGCCGCGGCACGGGTCGTTGAACGCTCGGGATCTCGCGCGTTCTCTTGCGCAGCAGAGAACAGCTGTGCAGGGAGAGGGACTGCGAGGATTCTTGACCGGGCGGTCAAGTCTGTTTAGCGTGGCGGCGATGGCCCGGCGACTGACCCAGCGTGGACGCGAGCGCCGCCAGCAGCTCATGGACTACGCGGCGCGCCGGTTCGCCGAGAACGGCTACCACCCCACGTCCGTGGCGGAGATCGTCCAGGGCCTCGGTGTCGGCAAGGGTGTCTTCTACTGGTACTTCGACAGCAAGGAGCAGCTCTTCCTCGAGATCCTGCGCGATGCCCAGCAGGACCTGCGGCGGGCCCAGCAGCAGGCGATCGCCGACGCCCAGGACCCGGTCCGCAAGATCGAGCTGGGGCTGCGAGCGTCGATGCGCTGGTCGGCGGAGCACCGTGACGTGAACAAGCTGATCCAGTTCGCCGCCACCGAGGATCGCTTCGCGCCGGCGCTGCGCAAGGGCCAGGACGTGGCCGTCGGGGACATCACGAAGATCGTCAAGGAAGCGATGGCGGAGGGCGAGATCCGTGACTCGGATCCGCTCATGCTCGCCCACGCGATCCTCGGCGTCACCGCGCAGCTGGCCCGGGTCTTCGTGCACGAGCAGGGCGCCAACCCGGAGGAGGTCGCCGACGCCGCGGTGGCCTTCGTGCTCGAAGGTCTCGGCGCGCTCGATCGCTCCCGCGGCGCCTGAGGCGCACTCGGCTCCCAGCAGGCATGCGGGCGCCCGCCGGTGGAGCTCAACGAAGCCTGGTCAGCGCCCGGCGGAGATTGCGGATGGCCTGGGAGGTGCGCTGCTCGTTCTCGATGAGGGCGAACCGCACGTGCCCATCGCCCCCTGGACCGAAGCCGACCCCGGGTGAGGTGGCCACGTGCGCTTCCCGCACGAGGAACGACGCGAACTCGATGGATCCCATGTCGCGGTAGGGCTCCGGGATCGGCGCCCACACGAACATGGTGCCCATCGGCGGGTCGAGATCCCAGCCGATGCGCTGCAGACCGCTGCAGAGTGCGTCACGGCGGCTCTGGTAGATCTCCTGCACCACCTTCGGGTAGTCAGGCACCTCGTTGAGCGTGACCGTCGCCGCGATCTGGATCGGCTGGAAGGTGCCGTAGTCCAGGTAGCTCTTCAGCTTCGCGAGGGCCTGCACCACGTCGGAGCGGCCGACGAGGAACGCAACCCGCCATCCGGCCATCGAGAAGGACTTGGTCATCGAGTAGATCTCGACCGCGACCTCCTTGGCTCCCTCGGCCTGCAGGATCGACGGTGGGGAGTAGCCATCGAAGCCCAGATCGGCGTACGCGTTGTCGTGTACCACCACGACCTCACGTTCACGGGCGAAGTCCACCACCTTCTGCATGAACTCGAGGTCCACACAGGTGGTGGTCGGGTTGTGGGGGAACGACATGACGATCACCCGTGGCTTGGGCCAGGAGTACTCCCACGCCTCCTGCAGGCTCTCGAAGAAGTCGCGGCCCGTGCCCAACGGGACTTCGCGGATGTCCGCGCCTGCGAACAGCGGACCGTAGATGTGGATCGGGTACGACGGCGAGGGCACCAGGGCGGCGTCGCCGGGACCGAGCAGGGTCCACATCAGGTGCGAGAAGCCCTCCTTCGCGCCGATCGTGTTGATGACCTCCGTGTCGGGGTCCAGCGCCACCCCGAACCGGCGCAGGTAGAGGTTGCTGACCGCCTGGCGCAGCTTGGGGATTCCGCGGCTGGACGAGTAGCGGTGGTTACGGGGGTTCCGGACGGCTTCGACCACCTTGTCGACCGCGATCTCCGGTGAGGGAAGGTCCGGGTTGCCGAACCCGAAATCGATCACGTCCTCACCGGCTCGGCGGGCCTCGATCTTCAGCGTGTCGATGATGGTGAAGACGTACGGCGGCAGCGAGGTGATCCGGCGGAACTCCATGCTGCGAGGCTACCGGCTCACGCGAGGCGCTCGGATGCGAGAAGCGCGGCGCCGATCGCTCCCGCCTCGGCCCCGAAGCTCGCAGCCACGATCCGCACGGGCGGCCGATGGTCGGCCGCGAGGACCAGGTCGCCGAATGCTTCGCGCACCGGGCCCAGCAAGCTCTCTCCCGCTTCGGCCAGCCCCCCGCCGACCACGATCAGCTCGCAGTCCAGGAGATCGACGAGGTTGGCGAGTCCCAGGGCCAACCACCACGCCAGCTCGCGCAGGATCCCCATCGCGTCGAGGTCACCCGCCAGCGCGGCCTTCGTGACGTGCTCGCCCCGCACGGCCTCGGGGTCGCCGCCGGCCAGCGCGACCAGCGCCGGTGCGCGCCCGGCCGCGGCCGCATCGCGAGCCAGCCGCCCCAACCCGCTCCCGGACGCGAACCGCTCCCAGCAGCCGCGTCGACCACACGGGCAGGGTGGCCCGGTGGGGTCGATGACCATGTGCCCCGGCTCACCGGCGAAGCCGCTGGCCCCCTCGTAGAGCCGACCACCGGCGATGATGCCTGCGCCGATCCCGGTGCCGAGCGTCACCAGCACGGCGTCGCTCACCCCGACCGCAGCCCCGAGCCGGGATTCGCACCACGCCGCGCAGTTCGCGTCGTTGTCGACCACCACCGGTAGCCCCAGGCGGTGCTCGAGCTCCGGCCCCACCGCCACCTCCACCACGCCGGGGAGGTTCGGCGCGAAGCGCAGCACGCCTCCATGGTCGACCAGGCCGGGCACACCCACGCCGACCGCGGCCACGCCCCCGCGATCGCGCACCGCGGGAGCGGACTGCAGTTGCGCCACGACCTGCCCGATCGCATCGAGCACGTGGGACTCGCCGCGCGGTGTCTCGACCCGGGCCTCGGCCAGGCTGACCCGCGGCTGGTGCGCGTCGACGGCCCGCCCGAGGATCTTGGTGCCGCCGACGTCGAGCCCGCCGACGATGGGACCCGTGACGCTCACGGGGCGGAGGTTAGGGCACCCGCTCAGTACCGCAGCAACGCGCCGATCCGGCCGAGCACGTCGAGATCGGCGTTGTCGACGCAGACCTCGACCCGGCACGACTGGTTGAGCGCCACGTCGACCGCCTCCTCGACCACATCCTCGAGGTGCAGCATCTGGGTGCCGTCGACCGGGCAGGCCGGACCCCGCCGGCACAGGTACCCGCATTGCGGGCAACGCCACCCGGTCTCGCTGTAGCCCTCTGACACGAGCAGCACGTCGACCCGTTGCTCGACCAGCGCCCGCAAGGTGTCGTCGAGGCCCGCGACACCACGGTTGCCGCTCCCCACCGCGTCACGCAGGCGTTCGACCAGCTCGGCCTCGCGCGCGCGCTCGATCTCCCGCTCGACCTCGATCACCGCCCGGCGGATCTCGTCCAGCGGCGCGTTCACCCCCACGTGGAGCTCCGCCCGCAGCCGCTCGCGCAGGTAGGGATGGAGAAAGCTCTCCACCGTGGGCATGAGCTCGGCCGGTGCGTCGATCACCAGGTGCTCGAACCCGCGCTCTTGGAACAGGTGGAAGGCCACCGCCGCGGCATGGCGGAGGTGCTGGGCGGTGAGCTCCTCCACGTGGTGCTGCTCACGGTCGTACCCCTGATCGCTGTGGCCCCGGGCGTCGTAGTGGCGAGGAAGCTCCTCGAACAGCTCCGAATGGTCGACGAGCTCTCCGAGGTCGAACACGAAGATCCGTGCTCGTTGCCGGTCGAGGAGCAGCACGCCGATGCGGTTCAACTCCTGCACCACGGACTCGAGCTGGCCGACCGCTGGAGCGGAGTTCACGATGATGCGGCTGTGCACTCGCACCGGGAGGGGCACGACCCGCCAGAACCCGTCCTCCACGCAGGAGAAGATCGCCAGGCCGCGGGTCCGCGACCGATCGAACCCGGCACGCACGAACTGCTCGATGCGCTCGAGATCAGCCACGGGCACCGATCCGTTCATCCGCTCCCGCGTCTGGCGGAGCAACCGGTCGAGGTGGTCCTCGACGTCCTGGGCCCGCACGTAGCGTCGGCCGTCGACGTCGAGGTAGCACGACACGACGGGAGCGGACTCGCTGCGGAAGGCTGCGAGCTCTCGGATGGCATCCTCGGTGATCACGGTCACGGCACCCTCCTGGAGACCGACGGCTCGTGTGCCCGATGGTACGCGGCCAGCCGAGCGCCGCGTCAGGCGAACACGGCGGGTGCGGCCACAACCGCGGCCCGCTGGAAGCCGATCTCGTTCGCCCAGTCGGCGATGACCGGATCGTCACTGAGATAGATGACCTGCACACTCTCGGCCATGCGCTCCAGCTTGCCCAGCAGGGACCGCACCTCCCCGGCGGGCAGTCCGGCAAACGCGTCGTCGATGACCAGGGGCACCGAGCCCGCGTAGGAGATGTTGCGGAGGGCCGCGAGCCGGGAGAGCAGGTAGAACTCGATCGCCTCGGGACCAGCCGACCTGTCGTCGCCGGCGTCACCGGGCTCCACGTCGAACGCCGGCTCGCTGGCCGGGATGGCCGAGAAGGGGTCGTCACCCCGCTGGGCATCGAGGAGGTCGGCCGCCAGCTTCAACAGCCGGGTGGTGGCCACCGCCTCCACCTGGGTCGCGGCATCGACCAGCGCCTCCCGGGCCTCTAGGGCCTCGGCGTGATCGGTCTCGTCGGCCTGCGCCGCGGCGAGCTCCGCCTCGAGCTCGTCGAACTCGTCACCGTCCGGGCCGGGTGTCGACTCGACGGTCAAGTCGATGGTCGCCTCGGTCTCGGCACCCGCCTCGAGCGCGTCCAGCTCGTCGATCTCCTGGGTGCGGCGCGCCAGCTCGGCCTCCACGGCCCGCTGCTCCCGCCGCAGCTCGTCGATGCGTTCGTTGATGCCCGCCGCTTCCGCCAGGAACGCGTCGGCAACCACGGTGACGTAGTCCACCGTGACCTGGTCGGCGGGGAGTACCAGGCCCAGCTGCTCGAGCTGGTACACGAGCGCGTCCACCAGCTCCTCGATCGTGATCTCACGCTTGGGGACCTTCAGCTCGCGCAGGGCTCCGGCCAGGTCCTCCGGCTCCTCACCCCCGAGGAGGTCGTAGGCCTCGAGGTAGACCTCCTCGAGCTGGTCGAGCAGGGCGCGATGCGCCGGATCGGCTTCGATCATGGCGGTGATGTCGGCCCAGTGCGCCTCGGCGGCCTCGACCTCGAATCGGGCCCGCTCCAGCCGCTGCTCGGCGATGGGGTCGATCGCCAGCAGCGTCGCGCCCATGACGTAGGCGCTCCATGTCGGGAACCCGACCCGATCGAGGATCTCCTGCTGGCGTGCCAGCGCCTCCTCGAGCCGCTTCTGCCCGCGCCGGCCGAACCCGGACGCCTTGCGCTCCGCCTCGAGCACCTCTTCGTGGGCGGCTTCGAGCTCCGCGATGTCCTCGGGTGACAGCTCGGGCTTGGCCATGGCTCGCTCCGCGGCATCCAGCTCGGCCCGAGCCTCTTCGAGGCGCTGCATGCCGGTCGACGGCCCGAGACCGCGTGCCTCCAGCGCTTCCTCCAGGACGGCCACCTCCGCTTGCAGCCGTTCGAACTCGTCGGCCAGCTCGGCGGCCCGCTCCGAGGGGACGTACTCGACGGGGCCCGGATCGCGGATGGCGTCCAGCAGCACCTGGATCGGGCGGGTGTCGATGCTCGACAGCTCCTCGAGCCCCTGCTCGATCCGTTCCAGCTCACCCTGCAGCTCACGGATCTCGCCCATCAGCTCGTCGCGGTCGGGGCCACCAGCGAGCGGCGCGAAGGCCCGGCCGGCGGGGGCCGCGGGCCCCTCCAGCGCCGAGCGGGCTCGGGTGAGCGCGGCCTCGGCCTGCTCGCGGCGTGCTCGCGCCTGCTCGTAGCCGGCCCGCGTGCGCTCCACCGCCTCCTGGAGGATGGCCAGCGCCTCGCTCGCCTCCGCGCGCCGCTTGCGGGCGGCGTCGAGCTCCGGGTACCGACCCTCGGGGGTGTCGGCGATGAACGCCTCCACCGCGGCTCGCCCCACCGGTTCCCGCGGACCGAGGGCGCTGGCCCCCCGCCCGTCGCTGTTCGGCAGGTCGCCGCGGCGGACGAGCACGTCGAGATCGCTCGCCGCGAGATCGAGCATGGCGAGCGTGTCCGGGGTGAGGTCGAGCATGACGCCATGAGCTTCGACCAGTCCCCCGCACCCCGGGTCGGAACCGGAAGGCAGGGCGGCCACGGC comes from the Rhabdothermincola sediminis genome and includes:
- a CDS encoding baeRF10 domain-containing protein, producing the protein MTVITEDAIRELAAFRSESAPVVSCYLDVDGRRYVRAQDVEDHLDRLLRQTRERMNGSVPVADLERIEQFVRAGFDRSRTRGLAIFSCVEDGFWRVVPLPVRVHSRIIVNSAPAVGQLESVVQELNRIGVLLLDRQRARIFVFDLGELVDHSELFEELPRHYDARGHSDQGYDREQHHVEELTAQHLRHAAAVAFHLFQERGFEHLVIDAPAELMPTVESFLHPYLRERLRAELHVGVNAPLDEIRRAVIEVEREIERAREAELVERLRDAVGSGNRGVAGLDDTLRALVEQRVDVLLVSEGYSETGWRCPQCGYLCRRGPACPVDGTQMLHLEDVVEEAVDVALNQSCRVEVCVDNADLDVLGRIGALLRY
- a CDS encoding ACT domain-containing protein, with the protein product MRCTYVMRVWLPDRPGALGAVASRIGAVGSDVVGIEILERGGGRAVDDLVVELPDPDVVSLLVREVQQVDGVDIEDLQPVADALHDPRLEALETAAVLVGASSAAEAVDALCQHAVRTVGATWGAVVDLAEPALRSGHGDVPPVEWLVAFARGSQAAAAAGPAGVEVEVVWAPLPAASLALVLGRDGHPFRGRERRQVMALARIVDTRFRELRAAEARRAHPSAAGASVVGS
- a CDS encoding 6-phosphofructokinase is translated as MRVGMLTGGGDCPGLNAVMRAIVRKAERDFGDEVVGFLDGWRGVLEGRAVEATVERFRGSLPRGGTLLGTSRTNPLKIDGGPDRCRDQLRALGIDALIAIGGEDTLGVAATLSEMGVSVVGVPKTIDNDLGGTELTFGFDTAVAIATEAIDRLHTTAESHDRVMVVEVMGRHAGHIATWAGIAGGATMILIPEEPFDIDRVCEALRRRHAKGRYASIVVVAEGAVPKEGTMQVLSGERDEFGHVRLGGIGNSVAEEIEARTGFETRVTILGHVQRGGTPTAFDRVLATRFGVAAIDAVHDGAFGQMVALRCGEIVRVPISEAVRELKLVDPDLYHGVAEVFFAG
- a CDS encoding aminotransferase class I/II-fold pyridoxal phosphate-dependent enzyme, whose product is MEFRRITSLPPYVFTIIDTLKIEARRAGEDVIDFGFGNPDLPSPEIAVDKVVEAVRNPRNHRYSSSRGIPKLRQAVSNLYLRRFGVALDPDTEVINTIGAKEGFSHLMWTLLGPGDAALVPSPSYPIHIYGPLFAGADIREVPLGTGRDFFESLQEAWEYSWPKPRVIVMSFPHNPTTTCVDLEFMQKVVDFAREREVVVVHDNAYADLGFDGYSPPSILQAEGAKEVAVEIYSMTKSFSMAGWRVAFLVGRSDVVQALAKLKSYLDYGTFQPIQIAATVTLNEVPDYPKVVQEIYQSRRDALCSGLQRIGWDLDPPMGTMFVWAPIPEPYRDMGSIEFASFLVREAHVATSPGVGFGPGGDGHVRFALIENEQRTSQAIRNLRRALTRLR
- a CDS encoding TetR/AcrR family transcriptional regulator translates to MARRLTQRGRERRQQLMDYAARRFAENGYHPTSVAEIVQGLGVGKGVFYWYFDSKEQLFLEILRDAQQDLRRAQQQAIADAQDPVRKIELGLRASMRWSAEHRDVNKLIQFAATEDRFAPALRKGQDVAVGDITKIVKEAMAEGEIRDSDPLMLAHAILGVTAQLARVFVHEQGANPEEVADAAVAFVLEGLGALDRSRGA
- a CDS encoding ROK family protein encodes the protein MSVTGPIVGGLDVGGTKILGRAVDAHQPRVSLAEARVETPRGESHVLDAIGQVVAQLQSAPAVRDRGGVAAVGVGVPGLVDHGGVLRFAPNLPGVVEVAVGPELEHRLGLPVVVDNDANCAAWCESRLGAAVGVSDAVLVTLGTGIGAGIIAGGRLYEGASGFAGEPGHMVIDPTGPPCPCGRRGCWERFASGSGLGRLARDAAAAGRAPALVALAGGDPEAVRGEHVTKAALAGDLDAMGILRELAWWLALGLANLVDLLDCELIVVGGGLAEAGESLLGPVREAFGDLVLAADHRPPVRIVAASFGAEAGAIGAALLASERLA
- the glpK gene encoding glycerol kinase GlpK — protein: MNPARDPDLHGPIVLALDAGTTSVRAIAFDRSGRALHAAQREFPQYYPRPGWVEHDPEEIWEACDAVMGEVVAGLHAPITAIGITDQRETVVVWDRRTGRPLHRAIVWQDRRTAGRCDELREQGHLETVRETTGLVLDPYFSATKLEWLFGKGGVRPGPEVAFGTVDSWLLWKLTGGAVHATDVTNASRTMLFDIRSRRWSPELCELFGVPAHVLPEVRASSGRFGITADGCAVGPGIPVSGVAGDQQAALFGQVCFTPGMTKNTYGTGSFVLMNVGEQCPPPVDGLLSTVAWSIPDGRGGELTHYAFEGAIFVTGAAIQWLRDGLGIISDASETGPLAASVPDTGGVLLVPAFTGLGSPWWDPYARGTLVGITRGTTRAHLARAVVEAMAYQTRDVVDSMTEACGHRVHALRADGGASVMPLLLRLQADQLQVPVSRPVVQETTALGAAYLAGLAEGVWGSLEEISANWVVDVEVEPSADRTDADAAYERWRQAVARARGWVAR